The genomic DNA GAATTGCTACCGTTGTCGCGACCATTATGATTTCAGTAATGCAGGTCAACAGTTCCGGAATGCAGTACACGACTTTTATATTGTTGATGAGCGGGCTGGCTTTCCTCTGGTATTTTTCGAGCAGTCGTTTTATCGAACGGCATTTGAATCGATTGATTTCCTGGTCGCTTCGAAAATTCGGCAAGCTGGAAGTCCGCGATTATGTTGCCATCCTCCAATTGCAGGAAGGCTATGCGGTTTCCGAAATGGTGGTGGAATCTAAGGATTGGCTCACAGGGAAATCTTTACGGGAATTAAGGCTGCCCAATGAAGGCATACTTATCCTCGGACTGCAAAGGCGTGGCGGCACTTACCTGGGGGCACCAGATGCCGGTACGATCATTAAGCCGGAAGATACTTTGATCCTTTACGGCCCGCTCCATCGCATCCAGGAACTCGACCAGCGCAGAAGCGGTAAACAGGGCGACGAAGCTCATGAAGAAGCCGTTGATGAGCATGCCGAAACGATTGTTGAACAATCAGAAATTGAATACGAAGAGGAAGAAGATGAGCGCAGAAAAAGCGACCGTGGAGCAGATTCGTGAACGATTTGATCACGATGTCGAACGATTTTCAAATCTCGAAACGGGTCAGTCGGCTACCATCGAC from Rubinisphaera italica includes the following:
- a CDS encoding TrkA C-terminal domain-containing protein, producing the protein MIAIFSLLVTMFLSLMVTRIAAMALMLTGISREMARFQARSAFTGVGFTTTESEAMVNHPVRRRILMILMLLGNVGIATVVATIMISVMQVNSSGMQYTTFILLMSGLAFLWYFSSSRFIERHLNRLISWSLRKFGKLEVRDYVAILQLQEGYAVSEMVVESKDWLTGKSLRELRLPNEGILILGLQRRGGTYLGAPDAGTIIKPEDTLILYGPLHRIQELDQRRSGKQGDEAHEEAVDEHAETIVEQSEIEYEEEEDERRKSDRGADS